In Pelmatolapia mariae isolate MD_Pm_ZW linkage group LG2, Pm_UMD_F_2, whole genome shotgun sequence, one DNA window encodes the following:
- the atp1b4 gene encoding protein ATP1B4 isoform X1, with the protein MGVTERYVTGVLMGSGMRTTSPEPHKVILKHGQELEEEQEELAEHQPLEQEDLNFERWKRRPIPKRTLHQKIDDLKTYLWNAETNEFMGRSGKSWSLILLFYAALYLFLAAMFGGCLFCLMWSISPYHPTFNDRVMPPGMTMAPHLEGHEIAFNASDRKSWRKYARSMEEYLRPYNDAAQQRKNIPCDKETYFMQDDLDEAAERKACQFKRSWLGQCSGLQDPNFGYSQGRPCILLRMNRILGYLPGQGKPINVTCGVKKGPPEVLGEMEFFPKSIFENKYYPYYGKLRHVNYSSPVVAVRFMGVQQGANIQVQCKLNGKGIINDSPTDRYLGSVTFSLEVGA; encoded by the exons ATGGGGGTAACAGAACGGTACGTGACCGGAGTGCTAATGGGATCAGGGATGAGGACTACTTCACCAGAG CCTCACAAAGTGATACTCAAGCATGGCCAAGAGCTGGAGGAagagcaggaggagctggccgAGCATCAGCCTCTAGAGCAGGAAGACCTCAACTTTGAGAGATGGAAGCGCAGGCCGATTCCCAAGAGGACGCTCCACCAGAAAATAGACGACCTGAAGACATACCTGTGGAATGCAGAGACCAACGAATTCATGGGTCGCTCTGGGAAGAGCTGGA gCCTCATCCTACTCTTCTATGCTGCACTTTATTTGTTTCTTGCAGCCATGTTTGGCGGCTGTTTGTTTTGCCTCATGTGGTCTATTAGTCCCTACCACCCCACCTTCAACGATAGAGTGATGCCACCAG GTATGACGATGGCCCCGCACCTAGAAGGCCATGAGATTGCTTTTAACGCATCTGATCGCAAATCCTGGAGGAAGTACGCCAGGTCTATGGAGGAATATCTAAGAC CGTATAACGATGCTGCTCAGCAGAGGAAGAATATTCCCTGCGATAAGGAGACATACTTCATGCAGGACGACTTGGACGAGGCTGCAGAGCGGAAAGCGTGTCAGTTTAAGCGGTCCTGGTTGGGGCAGTGTTCAGGGCTGCAGGACCCCAACTTTGGCTATTCTCAGGGAAGGCCATGCATCCTCCTTCGAATGAACCGG ATCCTCGGTTACTTACCTGGTCAGGGGAAACcgataaatgtgacctgtggcGTTAAG AAAGGACCACCAGAAGTCTTGGGAGAAATGGAGTTTTTTCCCAAAAGcatttttgaaaataagtatTATCCATACTACGGGAAGCTGAGACAT GTAAACTACTCTTCACCGGTCGTGGCTGTACGTTTTATGGGCGTGCAGCAAGGCGCTAACATCCAAGTACAATGCAAACTGAACGGAAAGGGCATCATTAACGATTCTCCCACTGACCGCTACCTGGGCAGCGTGACCTTCTCCTTGGAGGTCGGAGCGTAA
- the lamp2 gene encoding lysosome-associated membrane glycoprotein 2 isoform X2 — translation MMSRCLFFFVFGIVFQLSHGIEFNVTKDGKLCLYANLRVTFSVTYEDLDNQTQTAVFALTDDANSTESTCDATRSVLMLNFGEGHSFSMSFSKIGESYEVDVITFTYNLGDPVHFPNSKSKEPSVATGLPDIKNIGMDTCYSCKSEYLIESGDVNVTLWDVLIQAFISDGNKSSEISSCPADQPVSSTTAGPNTTTTAAPNATTTTVPTTAPNTTTIAPNTTTLAPNTTTIAPNTTTLAPNTTTTTVPTTTPVPTLPVPSTGNYSIRADENGTVCLLANFGLRIGIKGEEMNLDPNTANVSGSCAVNSSELILASKEMTIKFTFTNDTKKFRLHALNISVSTGSGHFSAENSSLNLWEASIGSSYMCNKEQTFNLTDTLTIYTFSLHVQPFGVNKGVFSTAEECLADGESFLVPIAVGVALLVLILIVLLAYFIGRRRSMATGYQSF, via the exons ATGATGTCTcgctgccttttcttttttgtgtttggaaTCG tgTTCCAGCTATCACATGGCATTGAGTTCAATGTCACAAAAGATGGAAAGTTATGCCTCTATGCCAATCTGAGGGTCACATTCTCAGTCACCTATGAAGATCTTGACAACCAG ACTCAGACAGCTGTGTTTGCTTTAACTGATGACGCCAATTCAACTGAAAGTACATGTGATGCCACGCGCTCAGTGCTGATGCTTAATTTTGGAGAGGGTCACTCTTTTAGTATGAGCTTTTCCAAGATTGGAGAAAGTTACGAGGTGGACGTAATCACCTTTACCTACAATCTCGGCGACCCTGTCCACTTCCCTAACTCTAAATCAAAAG AACCTAGTGTGGCAACGGGGCTTCCTGACATTAAAAACATAGGCATGGATACCTGCTACTCGTGCAAAAGTGAATACCTGATCGAAAGTGGTGATGTCAACGTGACGCTGTGGGATGTGCTTATACAGGCTTTTATCAGTGATGGCAACAAGAGTTCTGAAA TAAGCTCCTGTCCTGCAGATCAACCTGTCTCAAGTACAACTGCTGGTCCAAATACCACTACTACCGCTGCCCCTAATGCCACAACTACAACTGTCCCTACCACTGCCCCTAATACTACCACAATTGCCCCCAATACAACTACACTTGCCCCCAACACAACCACAATTGCCCCTAATACAACTACACTTGCCCCCAacacaacaactacaactgtcCCTACTACCACCCCGGTACCCACTCTCCCTGTACCCAGTACTGGGAACTACAGCATCAGGGCTGATGAAAATGGCACAGTCTGTCTGCTGGCCAACTTTGGCCTGCGCATTGGTATTAAGGGCGAG GAAATGAATTTGGATCCCAATACGGCCAATGTCTCTGGATCATGTGCTGTCAACAGCAGTGAGCTTATCTTGGCATCTAAAGAAATGACTATCAAGTTTACCTTTACCAAT GACACAAAGAAATTCCGTCTGCATGCTCTGAACATCAGTGTCAGCACGGGCTCTG GTCATTTTTCTGCCGAGAACTCCAGCCTCAATCTGTGGGAGGCATCCATCGGCAGCTCCTACATGTGTAACAAGGAGCAGACCTTCAACCTCACCGACACACTCACCATCTACACCTTCAGCCTGCATGTGCAGCCCTTTGGAGTGAACAAAGGTGTTTTCAGTACAG CTGAGGAATGCCTGGCTGATGGGGAGAGCTTCCTTGTTCCCATAGCTGTCGGAGTTGCCCTGCTTGTTCTCATTCTTATTGTTCTGCTGGCTTACTTCATCGGAAGAAGGAGAAGCATGGCCACCGGCTATCAGTCTTTCTAA
- the lamp2 gene encoding lysosome-associated membrane glycoprotein 2 isoform X3 — protein sequence MMSRCLFFFVFGIVFQLSHGIEFNVTKDGKLCLYANLRVTFSVTYEDLDNQTQTAVFALTDDANSTESTCDATRSVLMLNFGEGHSFSMSFSKIGESYEVDVITFTYNLGDPVHFPNSKSKEPSVATGLPDIKNIGMDTCYSCKSEYLIESGDVNVTLWDVLIQAFISDGNKSSEISSCPADQPVSSTTAGPNTTTTAAPNATTTTVPTTAPNTTTIAPNTTTLAPNTTTIAPNTTTLAPNTTTTTVPTTTPVPTLPVPSTGNYSIRADENGTVCLLANFGLRIGIKGEEMNLDPNTANVSGSCAVNSSELILASKEMTIKFTFTNDTKKFRLHALNISVSTGSGHFSAENSSLNLWEASIGSSYMCNKEQTFNLTDTLTIYTFSLHVQPFGVNKGVFSTAHECSVDDPNILVPIIVGAALAGLILIVVIAYVIGRRKTYVGYQTL from the exons ATGATGTCTcgctgccttttcttttttgtgtttggaaTCG tgTTCCAGCTATCACATGGCATTGAGTTCAATGTCACAAAAGATGGAAAGTTATGCCTCTATGCCAATCTGAGGGTCACATTCTCAGTCACCTATGAAGATCTTGACAACCAG ACTCAGACAGCTGTGTTTGCTTTAACTGATGACGCCAATTCAACTGAAAGTACATGTGATGCCACGCGCTCAGTGCTGATGCTTAATTTTGGAGAGGGTCACTCTTTTAGTATGAGCTTTTCCAAGATTGGAGAAAGTTACGAGGTGGACGTAATCACCTTTACCTACAATCTCGGCGACCCTGTCCACTTCCCTAACTCTAAATCAAAAG AACCTAGTGTGGCAACGGGGCTTCCTGACATTAAAAACATAGGCATGGATACCTGCTACTCGTGCAAAAGTGAATACCTGATCGAAAGTGGTGATGTCAACGTGACGCTGTGGGATGTGCTTATACAGGCTTTTATCAGTGATGGCAACAAGAGTTCTGAAA TAAGCTCCTGTCCTGCAGATCAACCTGTCTCAAGTACAACTGCTGGTCCAAATACCACTACTACCGCTGCCCCTAATGCCACAACTACAACTGTCCCTACCACTGCCCCTAATACTACCACAATTGCCCCCAATACAACTACACTTGCCCCCAACACAACCACAATTGCCCCTAATACAACTACACTTGCCCCCAacacaacaactacaactgtcCCTACTACCACCCCGGTACCCACTCTCCCTGTACCCAGTACTGGGAACTACAGCATCAGGGCTGATGAAAATGGCACAGTCTGTCTGCTGGCCAACTTTGGCCTGCGCATTGGTATTAAGGGCGAG GAAATGAATTTGGATCCCAATACGGCCAATGTCTCTGGATCATGTGCTGTCAACAGCAGTGAGCTTATCTTGGCATCTAAAGAAATGACTATCAAGTTTACCTTTACCAAT GACACAAAGAAATTCCGTCTGCATGCTCTGAACATCAGTGTCAGCACGGGCTCTG GTCATTTTTCTGCCGAGAACTCCAGCCTCAATCTGTGGGAGGCATCCATCGGCAGCTCCTACATGTGTAACAAGGAGCAGACCTTCAACCTCACCGACACACTCACCATCTACACCTTCAGCCTGCATGTGCAGCCCTTTGGAGTGAACAAAGGTGTTTTCAGTACAG CCCATGAATGTTCAGTGGACGACCCCAACATCTTAGTCCCAATCATTGTTGGCGCTGCTCTGGCTGGCTTGATTCTCATTGTAGTGATTGCTTACGTGATTGGTCGAAGAAAGACTTACGTTGGATATCAGACTCTTTAA
- the atp1b4 gene encoding protein ATP1B4 isoform X2, which yields MEPSSTEGGAEEKLVRSLPHKVILKHGQELEEEQEELAEHQPLEQEDLNFERWKRRPIPKRTLHQKIDDLKTYLWNAETNEFMGRSGKSWSLILLFYAALYLFLAAMFGGCLFCLMWSISPYHPTFNDRVMPPGMTMAPHLEGHEIAFNASDRKSWRKYARSMEEYLRPYNDAAQQRKNIPCDKETYFMQDDLDEAAERKACQFKRSWLGQCSGLQDPNFGYSQGRPCILLRMNRILGYLPGQGKPINVTCGVKKGPPEVLGEMEFFPKSIFENKYYPYYGKLRHVNYSSPVVAVRFMGVQQGANIQVQCKLNGKGIINDSPTDRYLGSVTFSLEVGA from the exons ATGGAGCCCAGTTCCACAGAGGGAGGAGCTGAGGAGAAGCTTGTTAGAAGTCTT CCTCACAAAGTGATACTCAAGCATGGCCAAGAGCTGGAGGAagagcaggaggagctggccgAGCATCAGCCTCTAGAGCAGGAAGACCTCAACTTTGAGAGATGGAAGCGCAGGCCGATTCCCAAGAGGACGCTCCACCAGAAAATAGACGACCTGAAGACATACCTGTGGAATGCAGAGACCAACGAATTCATGGGTCGCTCTGGGAAGAGCTGGA gCCTCATCCTACTCTTCTATGCTGCACTTTATTTGTTTCTTGCAGCCATGTTTGGCGGCTGTTTGTTTTGCCTCATGTGGTCTATTAGTCCCTACCACCCCACCTTCAACGATAGAGTGATGCCACCAG GTATGACGATGGCCCCGCACCTAGAAGGCCATGAGATTGCTTTTAACGCATCTGATCGCAAATCCTGGAGGAAGTACGCCAGGTCTATGGAGGAATATCTAAGAC CGTATAACGATGCTGCTCAGCAGAGGAAGAATATTCCCTGCGATAAGGAGACATACTTCATGCAGGACGACTTGGACGAGGCTGCAGAGCGGAAAGCGTGTCAGTTTAAGCGGTCCTGGTTGGGGCAGTGTTCAGGGCTGCAGGACCCCAACTTTGGCTATTCTCAGGGAAGGCCATGCATCCTCCTTCGAATGAACCGG ATCCTCGGTTACTTACCTGGTCAGGGGAAACcgataaatgtgacctgtggcGTTAAG AAAGGACCACCAGAAGTCTTGGGAGAAATGGAGTTTTTTCCCAAAAGcatttttgaaaataagtatTATCCATACTACGGGAAGCTGAGACAT GTAAACTACTCTTCACCGGTCGTGGCTGTACGTTTTATGGGCGTGCAGCAAGGCGCTAACATCCAAGTACAATGCAAACTGAACGGAAAGGGCATCATTAACGATTCTCCCACTGACCGCTACCTGGGCAGCGTGACCTTCTCCTTGGAGGTCGGAGCGTAA
- the lamp2 gene encoding lysosome-associated membrane glycoprotein 2 isoform X1 encodes MMSRCLFFFVFGIVFQLSHGIEFNVTKDGKLCLYANLRVTFSVTYEDLDNQTQTAVFALTDDANSTESTCDATRSVLMLNFGEGHSFSMSFSKIGESYEVDVITFTYNLGDPVHFPNSKSKEPSVATGLPDIKNIGMDTCYSCKSEYLIESGDVNVTLWDVLIQAFISDGNKSSEISSCPADQPVSSTTAGPNTTTTAAPNATTTTVPTTAPNTTTIAPNTTTLAPNTTTIAPNTTTLAPNTTTTTVPTTTPVPTLPVPSTGNYSIRADENGTVCLLANFGLRIGIKGEEMNLDPNTANVSGSCAVNSSELILASKEMTIKFTFTNDTKKFRLHALNISVSTGSGHFSAENSSLNLWEASIGSSYMCNKEQTFNLTDTLTIYTFSLHVQPFGVNKGVFSTAEECFLDSDLSFLVPIAVGVALSFLIILVLISYLIGRRKSRTGYQSV; translated from the exons ATGATGTCTcgctgccttttcttttttgtgtttggaaTCG tgTTCCAGCTATCACATGGCATTGAGTTCAATGTCACAAAAGATGGAAAGTTATGCCTCTATGCCAATCTGAGGGTCACATTCTCAGTCACCTATGAAGATCTTGACAACCAG ACTCAGACAGCTGTGTTTGCTTTAACTGATGACGCCAATTCAACTGAAAGTACATGTGATGCCACGCGCTCAGTGCTGATGCTTAATTTTGGAGAGGGTCACTCTTTTAGTATGAGCTTTTCCAAGATTGGAGAAAGTTACGAGGTGGACGTAATCACCTTTACCTACAATCTCGGCGACCCTGTCCACTTCCCTAACTCTAAATCAAAAG AACCTAGTGTGGCAACGGGGCTTCCTGACATTAAAAACATAGGCATGGATACCTGCTACTCGTGCAAAAGTGAATACCTGATCGAAAGTGGTGATGTCAACGTGACGCTGTGGGATGTGCTTATACAGGCTTTTATCAGTGATGGCAACAAGAGTTCTGAAA TAAGCTCCTGTCCTGCAGATCAACCTGTCTCAAGTACAACTGCTGGTCCAAATACCACTACTACCGCTGCCCCTAATGCCACAACTACAACTGTCCCTACCACTGCCCCTAATACTACCACAATTGCCCCCAATACAACTACACTTGCCCCCAACACAACCACAATTGCCCCTAATACAACTACACTTGCCCCCAacacaacaactacaactgtcCCTACTACCACCCCGGTACCCACTCTCCCTGTACCCAGTACTGGGAACTACAGCATCAGGGCTGATGAAAATGGCACAGTCTGTCTGCTGGCCAACTTTGGCCTGCGCATTGGTATTAAGGGCGAG GAAATGAATTTGGATCCCAATACGGCCAATGTCTCTGGATCATGTGCTGTCAACAGCAGTGAGCTTATCTTGGCATCTAAAGAAATGACTATCAAGTTTACCTTTACCAAT GACACAAAGAAATTCCGTCTGCATGCTCTGAACATCAGTGTCAGCACGGGCTCTG GTCATTTTTCTGCCGAGAACTCCAGCCTCAATCTGTGGGAGGCATCCATCGGCAGCTCCTACATGTGTAACAAGGAGCAGACCTTCAACCTCACCGACACACTCACCATCTACACCTTCAGCCTGCATGTGCAGCCCTTTGGAGTGAACAAAGGTGTTTTCAGTACAG CTGAAGAGTGCTTCCTGGATTCAGATTTGAGCTTTTTGGTGCCCATCGCAGTTGGCGTGGCACTCAGCTTCCTAATCATCCTTGTGCTTATCTCTTACCTGATTGGTCGGAGGAAGAGTCGCACTGGCTACCAGTCCGTATAA